One Acidobacteriota bacterium genomic window, AGCCGCTTTCCAGCGAGGACGTGACGGTGTCGTCGTCGGTCACGCCCAATATCGAGGCTCCGCCCGCCAGCGGGATGACCACGGTGGTCCGCAGCGACATCGCCCGCCGGGCGCCCGTGCGCCTCAGCGAAGCGGTGGAAAACGTGGCCGGAGTCAGCACTACCTCCGACCTCCACGCCAGCGTCCCCATCGTGCGCGGACTCTCGGGCGGACGCACGCTGATCCTGCTCGACGGCGGACGCGTCACCAGCGAACGCCGGGCCGGCCCCAGCGCCACCTACCTCGATCCCTTCTTCCTGGAGGGGGTGGAAGTCTCGCGCGGACCCGGCTCGGTGGCCTACGGATCGGACGCCTTCGGCGGCATCATCCACGCCCGCACCCGCCGTCCCGAGGCGGGACAGCCCTTGCGCTTCCGCTTCAGGGGCACCTTGGCCGCCGGACTGCCGCAGAAGACGGCCGGCGCCGAGGTTTCCTGGGGACTCCCCGAGGGCGGCTTCCTGCTGCAGGGACGCTACCGCGACTTCGACGACTACCAGAGTGCCCGCGGCGAGGTGGACAATTCGGCAGCCAGCGACAAGGGCTTTCTGGGGCGCTTTCAGCACGAGGTCGGGCCGGGCGTCCTCTCGCTGGGCTGGCAGAGCGACTTCGGACGCAGCATCGGCCGTCCCGACACCCGTAATCCGGAACTGCGCGTGTTCTATTCCGAAGAGGACTCGGACCGCTTCTCAGCCAGCTACGACCTCGACCCCGTCGGCGGATTCTCGCGCCTCAAGATGGACTTCTTCCTGGGACGCTATCAGGTCACCACCCGCCGCGACGAAAATCCCACCGCCGGGCAGGGACGCATCATCGACGACGCCGACGTGAAAGCCGAGGATTACGGCTTCAGAGCCGTGGCCACTCGTCCCCTGGGCCGGGGACGCGTCGAGTTCGGAATCGACCTGAACGGGCGTTTCGACCTCGAGGCCATCGACCGCAGCTTCACCTTCTCCCCCGACGGGCAACTGGTGAGCGCCTCCGAGGGACAATCCATCGAGGACGCCCGCAAGCGCGACACCGCCTTCTACGTCAGCGGCGAGACGGCCTTCAACAAGTTCCTGACCGGATCGGCGGGGCTGCGCTACGACCGCATCACCACCCGCAATCAGGGGGGCGGCGCGGGCGACGTCTCCACAGACAACGGCGCCCTCTCCGGATTCGGGGCCCTGACCGCCAAACTCACGCGTGGCCTGACCCTAACCGGCCAGGTATCGCGCGGTTTCCGTGACGCCACCCTCTCCGACCGCTTCTTCACCGGCATCACCGCACGCGGATTCATTACCGGAAATCCCGACCTGCAGCCTGAAGAAAGCATCCAGTACGACATGTCCATGCGCTACACGGCCTCCCAGTGGAAGGCCGCGGTCTTCTACTACCACTACCGCATCGACGACTTGATCGAGCGCTTCGAAGGTCAACCCGACCTTTTCTTCTTCCGCAACCGGGGACGGGCCCGCCTGCGCGGACTGGAAGTGGAAGTCGAAACCGACCTGCCCTCGCGCTGGACGCTGCAAGCCGCCGCCGCGGCCGCGGGCGGCACCGCGTTGGACGACGACCAGCCGCTGGCCGACATCGCCACCGAAAACCTGAGACTGGTACTGCGGCGTCCGCTGGCCGAGAAAGGATACCTGCACCTGCAAGGCAGCCTCTTCGCCCGCGACGAAGAGCCCGGCCCCTCCGAGATCGTCATGCCGGGCTATTTCACCTTCGACGCCGGCTTCGGGTGGGAGGTCGAAAGGGGATACAACCTGCGCTTCCTGGTGCGCAACCTTTTCGACAAGGACTACCCCATCAGCCCCGACAGCCGGGCCATCGCCGCCCCCGGCATCGCCGGCCTGGTGACCCTGGAGGTCGACCTGCAGTAACGCTCAACAAGTGTTGGCGGCGGCAGAAGCCCGCTTGGCGTTGTCCGGCGGCAAGTACGCAGTGGGAACGACGAAGTTCGAAGGATCTCGCGGGCGACACTCGACAGGCGAGCGGGAATCGTGTATGCAGAAGGGAACCGCTTTTTTCCTGCTGGGAGGGGACGATGCTCAATCGACGACACTTTATGGGGGCTCTGGGTATCCCGGCCGCCGCCGCAACCGCCACTCTTTCCGCCGAACCCAAGGCGCTGGCCCGCAGCCTCTCTCGACTGGCCGAGCTGGCCGGCGAGACGCGCACTCCAGAAGCCATCGCGGCAGACGAATTCTACTGGCGCGAGGTGCAGGAAGCCTTCACCGTCGACCGCAGCCTCATCAACCTCAACAACGGAGGCGTTTCACCGGCCCCGGCCGCCGTGCAGGAATCGATGAAGCGCTATCTCGACTACTCCAACACCGCCCCCGTCTACACCATGTGGCGCATCCTCGAACCTCAGCGCGAGGGCGTGCGCCAACGCCTGGCACGCACCTTCGGATGCTCCCCCGAAGAAGTGGCCCTGACCCGCAACTCTTCCGAGAGCCTGCAGATCTGCCAGTTCGGCATTGATCTCCAAGCCGGCGACGAAGTCCTCACCACCAACCAGGACTATCCCCGCATGATCAACACCTTCCGCCAGAGGGAACGGCGCGAGGGTGTCAAGCTGCGCCAGTTCTCCATTCCGGTCCCCGCCGAGGACGATGACGAGATCGTGCGCCTGTTCGAGGAAAACATCACGGCCCGCACAAGGTTCATCCTCATGTGCCACATCATCAACCTGACGGGGCAGATTCTTCCCGTCAAGAAGGTCGTGCAGATGGCACGCCGCAAGGGCGTTCCCGTGGTGGTGGACGGAGCCCACGCCTTCGCTCACTTCTACTTCACCCATCAGGACCTGGACTGCGACTACTACGCCTCCAGCCTGCACAAGTGGCTGCTGGCGCCCCACGGCACGGGATTGCTTTACGTCCGCCGCGAGAAGATCAAAGACCTGTGGCCCATGATGGCGGCCCCGCCGGCCATGGACGAGGACATCCGCAAGTTCGAGGAGATCGGGACTCATCCTGCCGCCAACTACCTGGCCATCGGCGACGCCATCACCTTTCATGAGGGCATCGGACCGCGCCGCAAAGAGGCCCGTCTGCGCTACCTCACCCACTACTGGGCAGAGCGCCTCCTGCAGCACGACCGGGTGCGCCTGCACACCAGCCTCGACCCCAAGTACTCCTGCGCTCTGGCCAACGTTCAGATCGAGGGAGTCGACAGCGGCGAGTTGACCTCCCATCTGTGGAGGCAGCATCACATCATCGTGACGCCCATCAAGCACCCCGAGTTCGAAGGGCTCCGCATCACGCCCAACGTCTACACTACGCTGCAAGAACTGGAACGCTTCTGCGACGCCATGGAGAACGTGATCCGAAACGGAATGCCGGCAGCCTGACGGCTGCCACTTCCAACCTCCAAAGACCAACTCCCAATTCACTTGCGCAGATGGTCGCCGAAGTCCTGCAGGATCTCGCTGAGGGCCTTGATGATGTCGTGGGTGGTGAGGATGCCGATCAGTTCGTCATTCTTGTCCAGCACCGGAAGGCTTCCGAACTTGTTGTCGAGGACGAACTTGACGGCCTTCTCCAGGCGGTCCTGGGGAGAAAGAGTGACCAGATCGGTAGTCATGATGTCGCGGACGGCGTAGTCGTGGTCCAGGTTGTAGTAGTCGTGCCAGCCTTCCACGTCGTCGGAAATGTCGGGCCGGCGCAGATCGCGGTCGGTGACGATGCCCAGCAGGTGGCCATTGTCCACCACCAGCAGATGACGATAGCCTTCAAGACGCATCTTGACGAAGGCATGCCGCACGCTGTAGTCAGGCGGAATGCTGTCCGGGTTGGGTGTCATCCATTCGCCTACCGACCAACGGTCTTTCCTCTCGTACATCCAGATCGACTCCTTGCCTAAGTTGCCCCCACGTGGCGGCATGAAGGGGGCAAGATAAACCATCGGCGCAAAAAGTTCCAGTCTTCAGCCGCCGAAGATCCGCTCCAGCGGCAAGGACTGGGCATCCAGAAAGGAGACGACGATGGAAAGCACGAAAGCCGCGATGCAGGCTATTGCCAGGAAGAGCTCGCCCTGCGATTCCCGATCCGCCTTGGAGTAAAAGCCGGCCAGCAGATAGCCGGCGACGAATCCTCCCGCATGAGCCCAGTTGTCGACTCCGGGAATGATGAGGCCCAACACCGCCACGAAGATCGCCATGTACTTGGCCTGGGCTGCCACCGAAGAGTTGGAATTGACCAGCGCCCCCAGCAACCCGAAGATGGCCGCCGACGCCCCCAGGGTAAGTTGAGCGCCTCCGATGACCGGAATGCCCCCGAACACCGTGTACATCACCGAGGACAGCATGAAGCCTCCGATGGACGCGGCTGTAAAGATAATAACGGCTCGTGATACGCCGAACAGGGTGGTGGCGGCCGGCAGCAGCAGCCTGGCCCAGTAGAGGTTGAAGAAGATGTGAAGCAGCCCGCCATGCAGGAAGGAAGCGCTGAGGACGGTCCACCAGCGGTCCAGCACAAAGAACGGATACCAGCCGCTGGCTCCAAAGACCAAAGTGGCCTTGGGGGATGGGGAGAGCATGCCCAGAAGACCTCCCGCTCCGATGCCGGCCGGATCATAGGCCAGCGTCAACACATACATCAGGATGCAGCCGTAGAAGACGAAAGGCAGGAAACCCAAGTCGTTGCCCAGGGCCTGGAAGACTTGGGCATATCCCCACATCCCCGGATTTCGGCGTCCGCAGTTGTAGCACACCTCGTCTTTAACGCCCACCAGGTTCCGGCAGGACGGGCAAACGACTGATCCTTCACGTTTGCGTTCGAACATCGTTACCTCTCATCGGTCATCCAACCTCGCGGCGATCTGGGCATTGTACACGCTGGCGCTGAAACGGGTCCTCCACCGAGGGAAAAACGGCAGCCCCTGAAACATCTCGCTACCTGGCGAGTAAGGTGAGTTGCAAGGGACAAACCGCAGGACGCGGACAAGCCCTGGGGAGATGAGGTCGCACCTGAAACGACGAACGATAAACGGAGCAAGACCTAATCGAGGAGGAAGCCATGTCGAGCAGACATAGAATGGTCGCCATACTGTCTCTGGCCCTGCTGCTGGCCGGAGGATGGGCTTGGGCTCAAGGCCCCGGCAACGGTCCCCAAGGCCCGGGCATCGGACCGGGCGGCGGAGGTGGATTTTTCGCTGAAGGAGGCCCCCAAATGGGCCGCGCGCGGCACCGGGCTCACCACCTGGGACGCCTCATCCGGGCCCTTGACCTGAGCGAAGAGCAACAGGAGCAGGCTCGCGCGATCCGCGAACAGGCCCGCGATCAGAGCCAGGCCGTGAGGGAAGAGCAGCGGGCCCTGCGCGATGAACTGCGCACCGCGCTCGATGGTGAATCGCCCTCCGCCGAAGCGGTGGGAGCCATCGTCATCTCCCTGCATCAGAACCGCCGCCAACTGCGGGCCATCAGGGAGCAGGCCTGGACCGATTTTCAGGCCCTTCTCACCCCCGAACAATTGGAGCGGTTCGAGCAATTCCGCGAGAACCGTCGGGACCGCGGCCCCCGTGGCCGGCGAGGCGGCCGCTAAGCAACACGGGGCGCCCTGCGGCGCCCCAAAAGCGAACCGTATCCCCCCGTCCGGCGTATACCAGTACCGAGGTACAGGTATGCAACTCGACCCCGGCTGCTACTGCGGACGGATCGTCGGGAGCCGGCAGGGGGAAGGGTTCCTGCTCACGGAAACCGTTTACCCCGCCCGCACCCGCCTTTCCGCCCACTCCCATAAACACGCTTATCTCTGTCTGATCCGCCAGGGACACTACCGCGAGCACTACGGCAGGCGCCTGCGCGAATGCCGGCCCGACATGCTGGCCTTCCATCCCTCTGGTGAAGAACACCGGGAAGAGTTCGGCCCTGACCCGGTCCGCTCCTTCAACATCGAGTTGCAGGACGATTTCGCCGGGAAGGGACTGGATCGCCATCTGGAGCAAGCCGCCGAGAGCTGCGGCGGACGGGCGACCTGGGCGGCCCATCAACTCTACCGCGAGTTCCGCCGCTGGGACAGTAGCTCGCACCTGGCCGCCGAAGGACTCATCATTTTCATGCTGGTGGAATTGGGACGCCGCCGGAGCGAACGCCCCGAAAGACGCCTGCCGGGATGGCTTAAGCAAGCGCGCGAAATTCTCGAATCCCGCCTGGGAGAGCGCGTAAAGCTGGGAGAAGTGGCCCGCCAAGTGGACGTGCATCCCGTCTACTTGTGCGACCAGTTCCGGCGCTTCTATCGCTCCACGCCGGGAGAGTTCCTGCGCCGCCGCCGCGTCGAGAGAGCGGGCCGTCAATTGCGTGAGTCCGGCCGTCCATTGGCCCAGATCGCCCTGGAAAACGGCTTCTCTGATCAAAGCCACTTCACCAGGGTCTTCAGGGAGCAGACCGGCCTGACTCCGGGAGACTACCGCCGCCGCAACCGCCAGGGCCACTAGAGCAAGTGCGTCAGAAGTTTTGAGCCACCCTGTGGCGTTATCCCACGCCTTCAGCGTTCGCACCTTTGCCGTCCGAAACCCAGGGTGGCGCCGCCGTCTCGCTGGGGCTCGCCGCGGCTGACCCTGGGCTGGCGAATCGCTCGCCTTCAGCGAGCCCGGACCTGACTTCTAACACAGTCCCTTGGGCTGGCGAATCGCTCGCCTTCAGCGAGCCCGGACTTGACTTCTCACAAAGTCGCCGGGGTGGCCAATCGCTCGCCTTCAGCGAGCCCGGACTTGACTTTTAGCACAGTCGCTGGGCTAACGAATCTGTCCCTTCCAGGGACAAGAAAAGGAGGGCCCTGGCTCAGACTTATGACCGGCAGCACCGGGTGGCCGAGTTCACGCACAGGTCAAGTTCCCGTGACCAAAGTCAGCGGCACGGAGGGTATGCTCTCGGCAGTTGAGCCTTCACCGCGGTCGCTGAAACTTGCCCGGTGTGGTGAACTCGCTTGGCACCTAGGTGGCCCTAGCAGAAAAACCTGCAGATTCTGCCAGGGCCTTTTAATTCTTCAAGAAACGACTGCCGCCGGGCGGCTAGGCTGGGGGGGTTCATTCGTGAGAGAGCTTCGTCAATGAGGTAAGGCCTCTGCCGGGGAAGCTTTCCCACGACTCTATCGTGAACAGGTCCCGGCCGGCTTTCGGCCAGAGGATAGTCCTCGGGCTGAAGCATTTGGGGGAATGGAGCGTTCCTCCCAGCGAGCAGGAACGCATACCGGCCGGGACTTTCGCGTCTCCGGGGTTAATCGCGGCCCGCCGCCATCAAGAAATAGAGCAGCGTCATGAGCGAGCTGATCACAGCGGCCACGTAGGTCAGAGCCGCCGCGTTGAGCACCTTTGCGACTCCTTCCCGTTCCTGCTCGGCGATCAATCCCGATTGAAAGAGTATCCGCTTGGCGCGGCTGGAGGCATCGAATTCAACCGGCAGCGTCACCAACTGGAAGAGGAGCACCGCCGAAAAGAGCAGCGCGCCCAGGTAGATCAGGCTGGAAGAAAGAAAAAGGCCCAGCACCATGGTCATGTAGCCGATGCTCGATCCAATGCTGGCCGTGGGCACCAGCGCCGTACGCAGGTGCAAGGGGGCATAGCCCTTGTCATGCTGCAAGGCGTGTCCGGCCTCGTGAGCCGCCACGCTGACCGCCGCCACCGAGGCCGAATCGTAGACGCCGTCGGAAAGCGCCAAGGTCTTGCTGGAGGGGTTGTAGTGATCGCTGAGAAATCCGCGCGCACGGGTAACCTGTACATCGTAGATTCCCGCTTGACGCAACATCTGCTCGGCCACCTGCGCTCCCGTCATTCCGCGCATCGAGCGCACCCTGGAATACTTGCTGAAGTTGCTCTTGACCTTGAAGCTGGCCCACAACGACAACAGCAGGGGCGGAATAATGAACAACAGGTAGGTGGGATCAAAAAAGAACATCGCTTTGTTTTACCTCGTTATATTTCGATACCGGCACTGAGCCGGTTGTCTGTTCAGTGACGCTCTCCCTACAGATCATAGCTAAGACCGGCATTGCTCTATGTCAAGGGCAGTCCGCCGATGATTCGGGATGCCTTAGCCTACGATACGCCGGCGTTCCGTCCTTTGTTCAATAAGACGTACGGCAGGACGATTAGTTTCCCCTCACGGATGGCGGTATTCGCGGGTCAACACCACGGCGACGTGATCAACCTGACCGCTGAGAGCTTGCGGGAACTTCTTGGCGCGGACCTTGACGCCCTGCACCCTGGGATCGCTGAGAGCCGCCTGGCAAGCTTCGTCGGCCAGCCGCTCCAGAAGCACGAAGGATCCGGCCTCGACCCGCCGCCTCACCTCCTCGGCGACCTGGCCGTAGTCGACCGTCAAGTCCAAGCGGTCGGTGTTGCAGGCCGCCTCCAGTCCCAGGTAGAGCCAAACGTCGAGAAGGATCTTCTGGGGACGGCTGCGCTCCTCTTGCGGCACCCCCACCCGAGCCATGCAGGAGATGCCCTTGATTTCAATCTGGTCGAGCGCCTCCTGCACGCCTCACCTTCCCTCGCCCAGCGACCGGCGGGGCACCGACCTGGCGTCGCCCTGCCCAAGGCCCTCGATGAACGCATTGACGCGGCTCCAGTAGCGGGAATCGACCAGTTGGGTATTGTTGTGTTCGGCGCCTTCCACCCGGTAGAACTGCTTGGGCGGACGCAGTGCCTCATAGAGTCTCTGCCCCTGCTGCAATGGCACCACCGGGTCGCGGTCCCCATGAATCACCAGCACCGGACAGGTGCGCCGGCTCAGGTGTTCGACGGTGGCGAACTGATACCGCGCCAGCGGACTGAGGGCCCGAAAAAGCCACTGGTCTTCGATCAGGGAGTCCTTGCTGGGAAAAGTGACCTCCAGGACCAGCGCATGCGGCTCGTGAAGAGAAGCCGCGTAAGCCGCCACCGGACCTCCCAGCGAACGTCCCCAAAAAATAACCGGAGGCCCGTCTATGTAAAGGCTGCTGCGATAGTGTTTCAGAACGGCGTCTACGTCACGGTAAAGGCCTTGCTCGCTGGGCCTGCCGCTGCTCTCTCCGTAGCCCCGGTAGTCGAATGCCGTGACGGCGTATCCCTGGCGGTGGAAGGAGTCGAGGAACTCCACCCAAGAGGAGAGGTTGCCTGCATTCCCGTGGAAGTAGAGGACCTGCCCGCGAGGCTCGGGATGGGGAACCGTCCAGACCACGACCGTCTCGCCGTCGGCGGTCTCGATGCGCTGCTCTTCGTAATCCAGTCCCATGTGGGCCGGGGTCGAGGTCAATCCGCGGGTGGGATGGAAGACCAGTTTAGGCTCAAAATAGACCACCGCCAGCTTCAGCGCGG contains:
- a CDS encoding TonB-dependent receptor → MLELVLSLALSFQPSTALQARVLTEEGTPVIDANVSIVGQPGSVRTDSRGYFTWNPPPQAPFEVLVVLSDGRYVAPVFIEELPEDGDLVIVVEPLSSEDVTVSSSVTPNIEAPPASGMTTVVRSDIARRAPVRLSEAVENVAGVSTTSDLHASVPIVRGLSGGRTLILLDGGRVTSERRAGPSATYLDPFFLEGVEVSRGPGSVAYGSDAFGGIIHARTRRPEAGQPLRFRFRGTLAAGLPQKTAGAEVSWGLPEGGFLLQGRYRDFDDYQSARGEVDNSAASDKGFLGRFQHEVGPGVLSLGWQSDFGRSIGRPDTRNPELRVFYSEEDSDRFSASYDLDPVGGFSRLKMDFFLGRYQVTTRRDENPTAGQGRIIDDADVKAEDYGFRAVATRPLGRGRVEFGIDLNGRFDLEAIDRSFTFSPDGQLVSASEGQSIEDARKRDTAFYVSGETAFNKFLTGSAGLRYDRITTRNQGGGAGDVSTDNGALSGFGALTAKLTRGLTLTGQVSRGFRDATLSDRFFTGITARGFITGNPDLQPEESIQYDMSMRYTASQWKAAVFYYHYRIDDLIERFEGQPDLFFFRNRGRARLRGLEVEVETDLPSRWTLQAAAAAAGGTALDDDQPLADIATENLRLVLRRPLAEKGYLHLQGSLFARDEEPGPSEIVMPGYFTFDAGFGWEVERGYNLRFLVRNLFDKDYPISPDSRAIAAPGIAGLVTLEVDLQ
- a CDS encoding aminotransferase class V-fold PLP-dependent enzyme, with the protein product MLNRRHFMGALGIPAAAATATLSAEPKALARSLSRLAELAGETRTPEAIAADEFYWREVQEAFTVDRSLINLNNGGVSPAPAAVQESMKRYLDYSNTAPVYTMWRILEPQREGVRQRLARTFGCSPEEVALTRNSSESLQICQFGIDLQAGDEVLTTNQDYPRMINTFRQRERREGVKLRQFSIPVPAEDDDEIVRLFEENITARTRFILMCHIINLTGQILPVKKVVQMARRKGVPVVVDGAHAFAHFYFTHQDLDCDYYASSLHKWLLAPHGTGLLYVRREKIKDLWPMMAAPPAMDEDIRKFEEIGTHPAANYLAIGDAITFHEGIGPRRKEARLRYLTHYWAERLLQHDRVRLHTSLDPKYSCALANVQIEGVDSGELTSHLWRQHHIIVTPIKHPEFEGLRITPNVYTTLQELERFCDAMENVIRNGMPAA
- a CDS encoding CBS domain-containing protein, which produces MYERKDRWSVGEWMTPNPDSIPPDYSVRHAFVKMRLEGYRHLLVVDNGHLLGIVTDRDLRRPDISDDVEGWHDYYNLDHDYAVRDIMTTDLVTLSPQDRLEKAVKFVLDNKFGSLPVLDKNDELIGILTTHDIIKALSEILQDFGDHLRK
- a CDS encoding rhomboid family intramembrane serine protease encodes the protein MFERKREGSVVCPSCRNLVGVKDEVCYNCGRRNPGMWGYAQVFQALGNDLGFLPFVFYGCILMYVLTLAYDPAGIGAGGLLGMLSPSPKATLVFGASGWYPFFVLDRWWTVLSASFLHGGLLHIFFNLYWARLLLPAATTLFGVSRAVIIFTAASIGGFMLSSVMYTVFGGIPVIGGAQLTLGASAAIFGLLGALVNSNSSVAAQAKYMAIFVAVLGLIIPGVDNWAHAGGFVAGYLLAGFYSKADRESQGELFLAIACIAAFVLSIVVSFLDAQSLPLERIFGG
- a CDS encoding Spy/CpxP family protein refolding chaperone, whose product is MSSRHRMVAILSLALLLAGGWAWAQGPGNGPQGPGIGPGGGGGFFAEGGPQMGRARHRAHHLGRLIRALDLSEEQQEQARAIREQARDQSQAVREEQRALRDELRTALDGESPSAEAVGAIVISLHQNRRQLRAIREQAWTDFQALLTPEQLERFEQFRENRRDRGPRGRRGGR
- a CDS encoding AraC family transcriptional regulator, translated to MQLDPGCYCGRIVGSRQGEGFLLTETVYPARTRLSAHSHKHAYLCLIRQGHYREHYGRRLRECRPDMLAFHPSGEEHREEFGPDPVRSFNIELQDDFAGKGLDRHLEQAAESCGGRATWAAHQLYREFRRWDSSSHLAAEGLIIFMLVELGRRRSERPERRLPGWLKQAREILESRLGERVKLGEVARQVDVHPVYLCDQFRRFYRSTPGEFLRRRRVERAGRQLRESGRPLAQIALENGFSDQSHFTRVFREQTGLTPGDYRRRNRQGH
- a CDS encoding zinc metallopeptidase, with the translated sequence MFFFDPTYLLFIIPPLLLSLWASFKVKSNFSKYSRVRSMRGMTGAQVAEQMLRQAGIYDVQVTRARGFLSDHYNPSSKTLALSDGVYDSASVAAVSVAAHEAGHALQHDKGYAPLHLRTALVPTASIGSSIGYMTMVLGLFLSSSLIYLGALLFSAVLLFQLVTLPVEFDASSRAKRILFQSGLIAEQEREGVAKVLNAAALTYVAAVISSLMTLLYFLMAAGRD
- the folB gene encoding dihydroneopterin aldolase, giving the protein MQEALDQIEIKGISCMARVGVPQEERSRPQKILLDVWLYLGLEAACNTDRLDLTVDYGQVAEEVRRRVEAGSFVLLERLADEACQAALSDPRVQGVKVRAKKFPQALSGQVDHVAVVLTREYRHP
- a CDS encoding alpha/beta hydrolase; the protein is MWKMVLKMLGAAAAGLAALKLAVVYFEPKLVFHPTRGLTSTPAHMGLDYEEQRIETADGETVVVWTVPHPEPRGQVLYFHGNAGNLSSWVEFLDSFHRQGYAVTAFDYRGYGESSGRPSEQGLYRDVDAVLKHYRSSLYIDGPPVIFWGRSLGGPVAAYAASLHEPHALVLEVTFPSKDSLIEDQWLFRALSPLARYQFATVEHLSRRTCPVLVIHGDRDPVVPLQQGQRLYEALRPPKQFYRVEGAEHNNTQLVDSRYWSRVNAFIEGLGQGDARSVPRRSLGEGR